AAGGATGAGAATAGATGTGGGATAAACTAATGCAAGACCTTGATGGATTGTATGAAGAAATGGTACATATTAGACGCTACCTTCACCAATATCCTGAACTTTCTTTTCACGAAACGAAAACGGCTAAGTACATTGCTTCCTTTTACGAAGAGTTAGGAATGCCTTATCAAAGTCAAGTTGGTGGAAATGGAGTTATAGCGAAACTTGAAGGGGGGAAACCTGGTAAAACGGTTGCACTCCGCGCCGATTTTGATGCGCTTCCTATTCAAGATGCAAAAGACGCTCCATACAAGTCTACTGTACCTGGCGTGATGCACGCTTGCGGCCACGACGGACATACTGCTGCTCTGCTTTGCTTAGCCAAAGCTCTTATTCCTTACAAGGATGACATACCTGGAACTGTCGTCTTCCTACATCAGCATGCAGAAGAAATCACACCTGGTGGTGCAAAACCTATGATTGAAGCAGGAGCACTGAATGGAGTCGATGCAGTATTTGGAACGCATTTATGGATCAACACGCCTGTAGGAGCCGTGGAAACAGCTCCTGAATCCTTCTTCGCTGGTGCAGATGCTTTTGAAATCACGATTCAAGGTAAAGGTGGCCACGGTGCTCAGCCTCACCAAACGAAGGATGCCATTTTAATTGGTTCACAGCTTGTTACTTCTCTCCAGCAAATCGTTAGCAGAAAAATTGATCCTCTGAACTCTGCTGTTGTTACGGTTGGTACGTTCGAAGCTGGCAAAGCATTTAACGTCATTGCTGACACAGCTACGTTGAAAGGTACGGTTCG
This genomic stretch from Pontibacillus yanchengensis harbors:
- a CDS encoding amidohydrolase, which gives rise to MWDKLMQDLDGLYEEMVHIRRYLHQYPELSFHETKTAKYIASFYEELGMPYQSQVGGNGVIAKLEGGKPGKTVALRADFDALPIQDAKDAPYKSTVPGVMHACGHDGHTAALLCLAKALIPYKDDIPGTVVFLHQHAEEITPGGAKPMIEAGALNGVDAVFGTHLWINTPVGAVETAPESFFAGADAFEITIQGKGGHGAQPHQTKDAILIGSQLVTSLQQIVSRKIDPLNSAVVTVGTFEAGKAFNVIADTATLKGTVRTFNQEIQETVIQEMEKHIKGACVAHDASYEFYYTRGYPPLVNHPREADLVLNAAANTPGIERAEYVSPVMTGEDFSYYMLERPGAFYFTGAQKEGHIYPHHHPKFDFDERALPLSAKTLFQSYLAYQNQH